From Anopheles darlingi chromosome 2, idAnoDarlMG_H_01, whole genome shotgun sequence, the proteins below share one genomic window:
- the LOC125948060 gene encoding zwei Ig domain protein zig-8-like, whose translation MSENESFDSDESNRLRTPLDRGPYFDLSSSKNITALVGKTAYLNCRVKNLGNKTVSWVRHRDIHLLTVGRFTYTSDQRFQALHNPVHDNWSLQIRYPQKRDTGMYECQISTTPPVGHSMYLSVVEPITTIIGIPDLYINTGSTVNLTCIVRNSPEPPSTIMWTHNNHEINYDSPRGGVSVITEKGETTTSYLLIQRAWTTDTGKYVCSPSNADPATINVHILNGEHPAAMQHGGQLRIGDPINVFCLFLINFLLGYR comes from the exons atgagcgagaacgagagttTCGACTCGGACGAGAGCAATCGGCTTAGGACACCACTTGACCGAGGTCCATACTTCGATCTGTCCTCTTCGAAGAACATTACGGCGCTCGTCGGCAAGACGGCGTACCTCAATTGTCGCGTCAAAAATCTGGGCAACAAAACG GTTTCCTGGGTACGGCACCGAGACATACATCTATTGACCGTCGGTAGATTCACCTACACATCCGACCAACGGTTCCAGGCTCTACATAATCCCGTGCACGATAACTGGTCGCTTCAG ATTCGATATCCTCAGAAGCGAGATACGGGAATGTACGAGTGCCAGATCTCGACGACGCCCCCGGTCGGCCATTCGATGTATCTCTCCGTTGTCG AGCCCATCACTACGATTATAGGCATACCGGACTTGTACATCAACACCGGTTCAACTGTAAATCTTACCTGCATAGTACGGAACTCACCCGAACCCCCCTCAACCATCATGTGGACGCACAACAATCAT GAGATCAACTACGACTCGCCACGGGGTGGTGTCTCCGTCATcacggaaaagggagagacaACCACCTCCTATCTGCTCATTCAGCGTGCTTGGACAACTGACACCGGCAAGTACGTCTGCTCACCATCGAACGCGGATCCCGCGACGATCAATGTACACATCTTGAATG GTGAACATCCTGCTGCCATGCAGCATGGAGGCCAGTTGCGGATAGGTGACCCCATAAATGTGTTCTGTCTCTTCTTAATCAACTTTTTGCTCGGATACCGATGA